The sequence GTCCATAATAAGAAACAGCATGGTTGCTGCAGATAAAATTTCCATAAGTTTGTCTCGAAAAGCGTAAGTGCGCGGAGTATAGCAGCCTCAACATTGATTTTCGAACGCAGCAATAAACGAGTTAACTTATGCTATTTAGAAGGGAATTTAACGAGAGCAAATAGGAAGGTAATTTAAAGAGTGGAACCGAAAAGATAGCATCCACTCTTCTTATCTATAAAAGCCAAAAGGCTCTAAAAACCAAATCATTGGTAATTAGTGGTTACACACACGTTCGCGATTGGTGCAAAGCTTATCATCGACAACCACAACCTTTTCCATCTTCAGGAAAAACTTAAGCAGGCCATCCAAATCTAAACCATTTAGCTTACAAGTATGGAAACGAGCTTCTGCGCCATACGTTTGAGCGAGTTCTTGTGTTAGCTCTTCGCGAGTCAGTGGCTTCTCACTAAGCAGGTTTAAAACGTTGTGTGCGTGAATTTCAGTCGTCATAACTCTATCTCAATATTTAATCAATCAAACGTAGAGTACCGATTTTCAGCAACCCTGCCTTGATGTAGCTCAGAGTTGAGAGTGCTCTATCCTAAATGGTTAGAGATGCCACGATAAGAGCGTGAGCTAGGAAGTAACTGCCCGTTACCCAAAGATAAGCGCCCTTGATTGGACTACGATAGCAATTGAGAGCATACGCCAGTGCAGAAAGCAGCAGCACGCTACAGCCAGCAAAACCAACCGCGTGTGATAGCTGAGGCTCAAGCAACCAAACCTCACCAGAGGCCCAAGCCAGCTGGATAAGCACAATGCCCATAATGACCACGGGAAAAACCAATCTATCTAAGCGCGGAAGAAGTAAGAAGAAAGCGACAACGCAGGCAGCCAACAATAATGCAAACAACCACCAAACCATCTCACCTGAGAGTTGTAGCCAAAATGCCTTGCTATAACAGAGTTGAGCCAATAAAAAACAGACAAAATGAAGCGGTCGTTTTTGAGTCACCGTATGCAGAACGTCAGCCACAGCCGAGATAGCTAAGCCAGCGACAATCCAATAAGTATATTCAGCAACGATCGATTGAGTTAACGCCACTACCGCCAACAAAACAAAGGTAAACACCTTGTACACTAAGGCCTGACCGATATGTCCATGTTTCGTCCCTGATATCGCTCCGATACCAGATAAAGAAACCGCTAACCAACTCCACATACCCATTGCCCTATTGCTTTAAAACGTCGCCAGTCTAGGCACACGAGTGTTGATGTAAAGCCTAAGCCCCTCAAAATTGGATCTTGATTACGCTTCCACTAAAAAGAGTCCCTTTCAGTTAAAGCCATGACAATTACGCGGAGATAGCAGTGATTCGTTTAAAACTAAAGCGATTCGCCGTAAAACACCTTTAAAATGGCGTTACACGACTCAGCTTTCAATTTTAGACACTTCTCGATCATTGAAATCCCAATAAACCACTAAATACCGCCAAAAACCACGACTAAAAGTTAAAAACAAGCTCACCAAAAAACATTAAAAACAAACACTTAAATACAAAAAACCAGAGTTAACTAGCGAATAAAAACGCCAGACGACTCTAGGTTTGTAAAGTGAGAAACTTGTTTTCCTCATACCTAGAATTGTCAGAATTTCCCAAGCCTCGTGTCAAAACAACCACCAAAACTGAGCTAAAAATCCAGAAACAAAACCAAATCAAACCTCACCACCGCCAACCCCTATTAATACAGTTTAACAACCTTTAACAATATAAATTACAAATAACAACCATTATAAAACAGCAACTTAAAACAAATAAGAACAAACATAAATCACAACGAACAAAATAAGAACACACCAAAATACACAGTTAAACAGAGCTAAACAAGCCAAAAACCAATAGTTTTCTACTACTTTTGGAGCTTTCGAAAGTAATTCTTGATCTAAACCTATAAGTGGGCTATTCTTTAAAACATAGCGAGAGACAACCAAATTTAGGAGTAGTGTTATGATTTCATCTTCGCAAAGACAAGGACTTGTAATGATCGCGGTAGTTGTAGGTCTTATGACACTACCGATGATGTACTAAGCAAGTTACAGATAAAAAAAGGGACGCCATGAGCGTCCCTTTTTTTTGTTCAATTTTTTCACTTCGAAAACAGATGCAGTGTTAACACATCCCAGTTCGCATAATAGAAACCCGCTGCGGCTAAAGTCATTGCCATCATCAATAAGATCGCAACTCGCCAGATAAAACGACCGCTTCGTGGAGTCAGCTCCTTCTCACAGTCGTTACACATCATGATGAATTTATGCTGGTCTTCCAGTTGAGCGTCATGCTCATTCACTACCTTGTTACGACACGTTGCGATATAACGCAGCTTGATTACCATATCGTGCGGTAGCCTTTCTTCACAGCTTGTCACAAGCTCGTGCAATCCTTCGCCTTCAGCGTGGTATTGAAGTCTCAATAATTTTTCAATATTGCGAGTTCTTGTCACCACTTTTTCAATATCGGTCATCTTAGCCCTCCCACTCCACACTATAATTCTAGTCGAGCATTTCCCTATTTTTATACAAATTCATTGCTAGTTACTTAAGAAAGAGACAATAAATAACAATGCTTTATCCCAAGATTGCCATTAAATGTGATATCAGCCGAAAAATAATCAGCTTAGCTTACAGCAGTTCACGAATAGCGGCTTTAAACACATATCCCTATTGCCCGAAAGACTAGAATAACCATCACGACTACATGGAGGTTCTATGCCTAATTCACTCTTTCTTGCCATCTTTGCACTTGCTGGCCTTGCTGCTTGGGTATTTCTTGGTTTCTATCGAAAACACATGCAAGGTGATAACGCGCCAGAAAAGAAAGTGAATGTCACTGTACTAGACAAGCAGTCGATCGACCTTCCTGACGCAGAGCCTGGCCAAGAAGATCAAGAGTATTGGATTTACGTTCAACGTGGTGTTGTTGGACCGAAGCGAGAATTCCAAGTCGGTATCCATTACTTTCATGCTCTTAACCCTGGCGATAAAGGAACTTTAACCTACCAGGGCGATAAGTTCTTACACTTTGCATTGAAACGTTAATCACTTCAATACAACCATCCTCAGCAGCATTAAGGCAATAGCCAACTCGTTTTCTCTGATTTAGAAACCAGCCAACTCATCCATAAAGCCCCTGCACCACTGATCACTATCCATAATGGAATCACCCATGCCGGGTGTCCTTGGTACCAACCGAACTCTTTCATTGGCCACAAGAAGATAGGGTGCAGCAGATAGATACCTAAGCTGTGTTTACTGATAAAGCCAACCACTTGGTTACTTTTCTCAGATAACCCTTCTCCGTAGTAACGACACAGCATAAACACCATGCTCGCGGCTAATACAGTATTCAGCGTTTTGTAAGATAACCAACGACCAACGGTGTACTCCTCGGCAATTAAGCTCGCATCCACCACCATGTAGACTGTGGTTAACAATGCCAATGCGCCAAGCCCCACACTCACACCAACAGTTAACTTGTTAAGCGGAACCTTCTTGTACAACAGGTAACCCAATGGCAAGTAGCCAGTGTAAAGCCACAACTCGTGACTCCATGGGCCATCTATCCTGAGTAAGAACAACAAAGTCGTAAATAACCAAACCGCAGTGAAACCATAAACGGCCTTATCCCCATACTTTCTGACCATGATCTGTAAGAAAGGAATCACGAAGTAGAGCGGGATAAAGTAATAGAAGAAACCAAGGTGGTAATAGGTGTAGTGATGGTAGCTATTGAGCAACACCTCCCAACTCACGTCGGCATCAAAGCCCATCGCAGACCAACCAGACAGGTAGGTATAGAAAAGCGACCAGACAATGAAAGGTATCAGTACCTTACCTAGGCGGCGCTTGAGGTAATATTTGGCGTCAAACGGGCGCTGATCGCTCAGCATCAACGCGCCACTAATCAAAATAAACACTGGCACAGCCCAACGACTGAAGCCATTGACGGTGATCGCCGTTAACCACTCACCGAAAGGAATCGTTCCTAGCTCGTTGCGATAAGGAGCCAAAACATGAATCGCGATAACCGCTACGGCCGCGACACATCGTGCTAAATCAAAAAAGAGAATTCGCTGCTTCATGTAAATGCCTGATTAATATTCAATCATTCTACTATAGCAATAAAAAAGCTGACCGGAATAAATACCAAGTCAGCTTATTGTTAAAGGAGAAGCATATCGCGAATTAAGAACGCTC is a genomic window of Vibrio sp. FE10 containing:
- a CDS encoding YecH family metal-binding protein translates to MTTEIHAHNVLNLLSEKPLTREELTQELAQTYGAEARFHTCKLNGLDLDGLLKFFLKMEKVVVVDDKLCTNRERVCNH
- a CDS encoding lysoplasmalogenase encodes the protein MWSWLAVSLSGIGAISGTKHGHIGQALVYKVFTFVLLAVVALTQSIVAEYTYWIVAGLAISAVADVLHTVTQKRPLHFVCFLLAQLCYSKAFWLQLSGEMVWWLFALLLAACVVAFFLLLPRLDRLVFPVVIMGIVLIQLAWASGEVWLLEPQLSHAVGFAGCSVLLLSALAYALNCYRSPIKGAYLWVTGSYFLAHALIVASLTI
- a CDS encoding DUF4145 domain-containing protein is translated as MTDIEKVVTRTRNIEKLLRLQYHAEGEGLHELVTSCEERLPHDMVIKLRYIATCRNKVVNEHDAQLEDQHKFIMMCNDCEKELTPRSGRFIWRVAILLMMAMTLAAAGFYYANWDVLTLHLFSK
- a CDS encoding DUF2500 domain-containing protein; the protein is MPNSLFLAIFALAGLAAWVFLGFYRKHMQGDNAPEKKVNVTVLDKQSIDLPDAEPGQEDQEYWIYVQRGVVGPKREFQVGIHYFHALNPGDKGTLTYQGDKFLHFALKR
- a CDS encoding acyltransferase; protein product: MKQRILFFDLARCVAAVAVIAIHVLAPYRNELGTIPFGEWLTAITVNGFSRWAVPVFILISGALMLSDQRPFDAKYYLKRRLGKVLIPFIVWSLFYTYLSGWSAMGFDADVSWEVLLNSYHHYTYYHLGFFYYFIPLYFVIPFLQIMVRKYGDKAVYGFTAVWLFTTLLFLLRIDGPWSHELWLYTGYLPLGYLLYKKVPLNKLTVGVSVGLGALALLTTVYMVVDASLIAEEYTVGRWLSYKTLNTVLAASMVFMLCRYYGEGLSEKSNQVVGFISKHSLGIYLLHPIFLWPMKEFGWYQGHPAWVIPLWIVISGAGALWMSWLVSKSEKTSWLLP